The proteins below are encoded in one region of Amycolatopsis acidiphila:
- a CDS encoding MCE family protein: MRIPSWLVPHIRTLVLAVFIAACAGLFGYLWLNSGGRLPGISRAGYTAEVQFRTASNLVYDSDITIAGVKVGKVQALRTEGDLAHVTMRLNQNAPLHEGATVQVRNKTLIEETYLEITDGHGPALPSGTVLPPSAGKEAVELDDVLTSLDQPTKESLGSLVRSLGAGTKDTKDGVSQALQGLGDLGREGHGALDALAAQSGDLQELTGNTAKLLAALDTRQGQIADLVSDADKLTQATAGSDTELREVLRRLPGLMDTAKDASGGLSRLSPALAPVAGDLNAAAPDLGAALQELPATSADLRGLLPALNGVLDAVPGTLQRVPAVAADASKFLPTLNVALGDLNPMLSYLVPYGRDVAAFFTNIGQVTARGDANGNAIRLFMVFNEQSVKGLPANIDVGPLKKNNPFPAPGQSANPGPFTGSYPHVEQDPPK, encoded by the coding sequence ATGAGGATTCCCAGTTGGTTGGTCCCGCACATCCGCACCCTCGTGCTGGCCGTGTTCATCGCTGCCTGCGCCGGACTGTTCGGATACCTGTGGCTCAACTCCGGTGGCAGGTTGCCCGGCATCTCCCGGGCGGGTTACACCGCCGAGGTGCAGTTCCGCACGGCGTCGAACCTGGTCTACGACTCGGACATCACCATCGCCGGGGTCAAGGTCGGCAAGGTCCAGGCGTTGCGCACGGAAGGCGACCTCGCGCACGTCACGATGCGGCTGAACCAGAACGCGCCGCTGCATGAGGGCGCGACCGTCCAGGTCCGGAACAAGACCCTGATCGAGGAGACCTACCTCGAGATCACCGACGGCCACGGCCCGGCGCTGCCCAGCGGCACCGTGCTGCCGCCGTCGGCCGGCAAGGAGGCCGTCGAACTCGACGACGTGCTCACAAGCCTCGACCAGCCGACGAAGGAATCACTGGGCTCGCTGGTCCGCTCGCTGGGCGCCGGCACGAAGGACACCAAGGACGGCGTTTCCCAGGCCCTGCAAGGGCTCGGCGATCTCGGCCGGGAGGGGCACGGCGCGCTCGACGCACTCGCCGCCCAGTCCGGCGACCTGCAGGAGCTCACCGGCAACACCGCCAAGCTGCTCGCGGCGCTCGACACCCGGCAGGGCCAGATCGCCGACCTGGTGTCCGACGCCGACAAGCTCACCCAGGCGACCGCGGGCAGCGACACCGAACTCCGTGAGGTCCTGCGGCGGCTGCCGGGCCTGATGGACACCGCCAAGGACGCGAGTGGCGGGCTGAGCCGGCTTTCGCCCGCGCTGGCCCCGGTCGCGGGCGACCTGAACGCGGCCGCACCCGATCTCGGTGCGGCGCTGCAAGAGCTGCCGGCCACGTCGGCCGATCTGCGCGGCCTGCTGCCGGCGTTGAACGGCGTGCTCGACGCGGTGCCCGGCACGCTGCAGCGGGTGCCCGCGGTGGCCGCGGACGCATCGAAATTCCTGCCGACCCTGAACGTGGCGCTGGGTGACCTGAACCCGATGCTGTCCTACCTCGTCCCCTACGGCCGCGATGTCGCCGCGTTCTTCACCAACATCGGGCAGGTGACGGCGCGGGGCGACGCCAACGGCAACGCGATCCGGCTGTTCATGGTCTTCAACGAGCAGAGCGTGAAGGGCTTGCCGGCCAACATCGACGTCGGTCCGCTCAAGAAGAACAACCCGTTCCCGGCGCCGGGACAGTCGGCGAATCCCGGCCCGTTCACCGGTTCCTACCCGCACGTCGAGCAGGACCCGCCGAAATGA
- a CDS encoding MlaD family protein gives MNAHPGRIRRTWQRISSEPRLKRNVLAVAALVTAGLVAGGYILTMQQVRVPWDGKTHFSVTFESAPAINPSSRQEVRIAGVAVGDIRAASVDDRGHARLELAIDKGHQVYDNARVLLRPKSPLNEMYVELNPGGPPGKPLPEDGVLPLANSVRPVQVDEALGHLDTNTREALTTLLSESDVALAGAPGALPKGLGSTDQVVRDLHPVVSALQTRKETLQKLVTALGQIASATGDDDKRLSELADSLQKTLATVGQRNGDFDAALAQLPDFTHQLEQATGSIGALSAQLDPVLDKLQEASGSLPGSLKKFTGTIDQLGETVDTARPVVDKAIPVVRDLRPFVGDLDVSLGDLHDVTGRLGPITAAVLPYLNDLAAFVTNSRSITSLHDGTGGAYRAIAQLSPESVTGLLPLLPALQAAAAQ, from the coding sequence ATGAACGCGCACCCGGGCCGGATCCGGCGGACCTGGCAGCGGATCTCCAGCGAACCGCGGCTCAAACGCAACGTCCTCGCGGTGGCCGCGCTCGTGACCGCCGGGCTGGTGGCCGGCGGTTACATCCTCACGATGCAGCAGGTCCGCGTGCCCTGGGACGGCAAGACCCACTTCTCGGTCACCTTCGAGTCCGCACCGGCGATCAACCCGTCGAGCCGCCAGGAGGTGCGGATCGCGGGCGTGGCCGTCGGCGACATCCGAGCGGCGAGCGTCGACGACCGCGGGCACGCGCGGCTCGAGCTGGCGATCGACAAGGGACACCAGGTCTACGACAACGCCCGGGTCCTGCTACGCCCGAAGAGCCCGCTGAACGAGATGTACGTCGAACTGAACCCCGGCGGCCCGCCAGGGAAGCCGCTACCCGAGGACGGGGTGCTGCCCCTCGCCAACTCAGTGCGGCCGGTGCAGGTCGACGAAGCGCTCGGGCACCTGGACACCAACACCCGGGAAGCATTGACCACCCTGCTGTCCGAATCGGACGTCGCGCTGGCCGGGGCGCCGGGCGCCCTCCCTAAGGGCCTCGGGTCGACCGATCAGGTGGTGCGGGACCTGCATCCCGTCGTCAGCGCCCTGCAGACCCGCAAGGAGACGCTGCAAAAGCTGGTCACCGCGTTGGGGCAGATCGCGTCGGCGACTGGCGACGACGACAAGCGGCTCAGCGAGCTGGCCGACTCTCTCCAGAAGACCCTGGCGACGGTGGGGCAGCGCAACGGCGACTTCGACGCCGCGCTCGCGCAGCTGCCGGACTTCACCCACCAGCTTGAGCAGGCCACCGGCAGCATCGGCGCGCTCAGCGCCCAGCTTGACCCGGTCCTGGACAAGCTGCAGGAGGCGAGCGGGAGCCTGCCCGGCTCACTGAAGAAGTTCACCGGCACGATCGACCAGCTCGGCGAGACCGTCGACACCGCCCGGCCGGTGGTCGACAAGGCGATACCCGTGGTCCGCGACCTGCGGCCGTTCGTCGGCGACCTCGACGTTTCGCTCGGCGACCTGCACGACGTGACCGGCCGCCTGGGCCCGATCACGGCGGCGGTGCTGCCGTATCTCAACGACCTGGCCGCGTTCGTCACGAACTCGCGGTCGATCACGAGCCTGCACGACGGGACCGGTGGGGCGTACCGCGCCATAGCCCAGCTCTCGCCGGAGAGCGTCACGGGCCTGCTGCCGCTGCTGCCCGCCCTGCAAGCCGCCGCCGCGCAATAG
- a CDS encoding MlaD family protein encodes MSAFKLGVVVLVVTLLAGYALLEKDRVATALRPGDIVRVQFAQDYHLQPFVSQVKIAGVPVGVVSSVSRTGDGSALVELKVDDGVTGKLGAAPSAALRPTTLLGGKYYVELVPGGGRATFAGTIPVERTKIPVELQQLADALQPDAVKGIRSATQNLDDTLRGGGKSAIEDLLADAPDTLDATTPVLQGLQGADPSTDLTNVVHGFESTARVLTENPGQLDSIVRNLQQVTSTLDNRRTDIATAVADLPKTLDNADDGLAHLGVTLGKLRDTADPARPVARELDAFLAHADPVLARTRPLVTDVRGLLTDAEPLIEQLVPAAQGTTKVFDDVRGPVLDRVNGPIMNMVLSPFKGTGIYAGGGSDQPLYKEVGYMFATMDRASSLTDPNGVAVGLQPGFGGGSIQGTPINFEQLMNTLAHLQGATPENRSGR; translated from the coding sequence ATGTCGGCGTTCAAGCTCGGGGTCGTCGTACTCGTGGTGACGTTGCTGGCCGGGTACGCGCTGCTCGAGAAGGACCGCGTCGCGACCGCATTGCGCCCAGGGGACATCGTCCGGGTCCAGTTCGCCCAGGACTACCACCTGCAGCCGTTCGTCTCCCAGGTCAAGATCGCCGGCGTCCCCGTGGGCGTGGTGTCCTCGGTCAGCCGGACCGGTGACGGCTCGGCACTGGTCGAACTCAAGGTGGACGACGGCGTCACAGGCAAGCTGGGCGCCGCACCGAGTGCCGCACTGCGCCCGACCACGCTCCTCGGCGGCAAGTACTACGTGGAGCTCGTCCCGGGCGGTGGCAGGGCCACCTTCGCCGGGACCATCCCGGTCGAGCGGACCAAGATCCCGGTGGAACTCCAGCAGCTCGCGGACGCACTCCAGCCGGACGCGGTGAAGGGCATCCGGTCCGCGACCCAGAACCTGGACGATACCCTGCGCGGCGGCGGGAAATCGGCGATCGAGGACCTGCTCGCCGACGCGCCGGACACGCTCGACGCGACGACGCCGGTCCTGCAGGGTTTGCAGGGCGCGGACCCGAGCACCGACCTGACGAATGTCGTGCACGGGTTCGAATCGACCGCGCGCGTGCTGACCGAGAACCCCGGGCAGCTCGACTCGATCGTGCGCAACCTGCAGCAGGTCACCTCGACGCTCGACAACCGGCGAACCGACATCGCCACCGCGGTCGCCGACCTGCCGAAGACACTGGACAATGCGGACGACGGACTGGCCCACCTGGGCGTCACGCTCGGCAAGCTGCGGGACACCGCGGACCCCGCGCGCCCGGTCGCGCGCGAGCTCGACGCGTTCCTGGCGCACGCCGATCCGGTGCTCGCCAGGACCCGGCCACTGGTGACGGACGTGCGCGGCCTGCTCACCGACGCGGAGCCCCTGATCGAGCAGCTCGTCCCCGCGGCACAGGGCACCACGAAGGTCTTCGATGACGTCCGCGGGCCGGTGCTCGACCGGGTCAACGGCCCGATCATGAACATGGTGCTGTCCCCCTTCAAGGGCACCGGCATCTACGCCGGCGGCGGCTCGGACCAGCCGCTCTACAAAGAGGTCGGCTACATGTTCGCGACCATGGACCGCGCGTCCTCGCTCACCGACCCGAACGGCGTCGCCGTCGGCCTCCAGCCGGGTTTCGGCGGCGGCAGCATCCAGGGCACCCCGATCAACTTCGAGCAGCTGATGAACACACTCGCCCACCTGCAGGGCGCCACCCCGGAGAACAGGAGCGGCCGATGA
- a CDS encoding MlaD family protein — translation MAKRRSRKFCSVSTGVVVLVVFALALQLALTADKGLPGATYTLVNADVSDVGALRPGDDVRVASVRVGRVKDVRLVDGVPRVTLQLDGTREIYRDAAAEAKTVTVASRSALGQKYIALTPGTPGAGKLGPSDVIPAKRTAGSQELSDLLNVLDAPTRDALGSTVREAGGGAGGHAQDLQDALKAAPEMLPDLATVSKALSANDGTDLTALLTTADRLSARFAGRQEQLSELVNQLDTTMRTVAVDEGKPLDDVVERAPGTLQAARSGLQSLQTPLKDLHAGMSQLVPGARALGQATPDLRGVLREAVPPLGKVPDVAKQAEPALTDLTKTIGDARPLAPRLTQTFTSADQFLRVLAPYAPEVSGWFTNWAAALSHGDANGHFLRLYLLFSEESVLGQGGLRDPLVARNPYPAPGEAAQDARKIPGGNR, via the coding sequence ATGGCCAAGCGCCGGTCGCGCAAGTTCTGCTCGGTGTCCACGGGCGTCGTCGTGCTGGTGGTGTTCGCCCTCGCGCTGCAGCTCGCGCTCACCGCCGACAAGGGGTTGCCGGGCGCGACGTACACCCTCGTCAACGCCGACGTTTCGGACGTCGGTGCGCTCCGCCCCGGCGACGACGTCCGCGTCGCCAGCGTCCGGGTCGGCCGCGTCAAGGACGTCCGGCTGGTCGACGGTGTCCCGCGGGTGACGCTCCAGCTCGACGGCACGCGGGAGATCTACCGGGACGCGGCCGCGGAGGCCAAGACCGTCACGGTGGCCTCGCGTTCCGCGCTGGGGCAGAAGTACATCGCGCTGACCCCGGGCACGCCCGGCGCGGGCAAGCTCGGCCCCTCGGACGTGATCCCGGCCAAGCGGACCGCGGGCTCCCAGGAACTGAGCGACCTGCTGAACGTCCTCGACGCGCCCACCCGGGACGCCCTCGGTTCGACCGTCCGGGAAGCGGGCGGCGGAGCAGGCGGGCACGCGCAGGATCTGCAGGACGCGCTCAAGGCCGCGCCGGAGATGCTGCCTGATCTGGCGACTGTGTCGAAAGCCCTGTCCGCCAACGACGGCACGGACCTGACCGCGCTGCTCACCACGGCCGACCGGCTCTCGGCCCGGTTCGCCGGCCGCCAGGAACAGCTGTCGGAACTGGTCAACCAGCTGGACACGACCATGCGAACCGTCGCGGTGGACGAGGGGAAACCGCTTGACGACGTCGTGGAGCGCGCGCCCGGCACACTGCAGGCCGCCCGGTCCGGCCTGCAGTCGCTGCAGACACCGCTCAAGGACCTGCACGCCGGCATGTCCCAACTCGTGCCCGGGGCACGCGCCCTAGGCCAGGCGACCCCTGATCTCCGGGGCGTGCTGCGCGAAGCCGTGCCACCACTGGGAAAGGTGCCCGACGTCGCCAAGCAGGCCGAGCCTGCGCTGACGGACCTGACGAAGACGATCGGTGACGCGCGGCCGCTGGCGCCTCGGCTGACGCAGACGTTCACCAGCGCCGACCAGTTCCTGCGGGTGCTGGCGCCGTACGCCCCGGAAGTCAGCGGGTGGTTCACGAACTGGGCCGCCGCGCTCTCGCACGGTGATGCCAACGGGCACTTCCTGCGGCTGTACCTGCTGTTCAGCGAGGAGTCCGTGCTCGGGCAGGGCGGTCTGCGGGATCCGCTGGTCGCCAGGAACCCCTATCCCGCGCCGGGTGAGGCGGCCCAGGACGCCCGCAAGATTCCAGGAGGCAACCGGTGA
- a CDS encoding MlaD family protein, with protein MKSRRKIQAVLATAAVAAAVAGTAVTNTDSGEQPDKLTIAAEFADASPLVVGNDVKVKGVTVGEVAGMSVRDAKAIVTLKVDGTALPLHKDATATVRPVSLLGERYVDLDRGSASAPLLKNGDVLPAGQTGQATDLDQVLNTVDDPTGQSLAALVTMLGQGMQGNGANAQASIKALASSMQDTDGLVKLLGQQNQLLTDLVDHVQPVASALAADNGKTLGDLVDSSQQVLDVTAKNQEGLDASLAELPGTLAAARDTLAELTGTAEATTPVLEGMRPTTDNLTAVSDELRKFSESADPALTSAKPVLQRAEQLMDAARPVVEELRKAGPGLRGTVAGADPLTAQLTGNIENVLNFFRFWAMSTNGWDGLSHYFRGQAIINPEEITGLLPSLTGTPPPSTIPAAGKPAAPSPLSGLPGPLGSSGLLDTKSLVAPDGGVTGLNERQESGVLQFLLGGS; from the coding sequence ATGAAGTCACGGCGGAAGATCCAGGCCGTGCTGGCCACGGCCGCGGTGGCGGCGGCCGTGGCGGGTACCGCGGTCACCAACACGGATTCCGGCGAGCAGCCGGACAAGCTGACCATCGCCGCGGAGTTCGCCGACGCGAGCCCGCTGGTCGTCGGCAACGACGTGAAGGTCAAGGGCGTCACCGTCGGCGAGGTGGCCGGCATGAGCGTGCGCGACGCCAAGGCGATCGTCACCCTCAAGGTCGACGGGACCGCCTTGCCGCTGCACAAGGACGCCACGGCCACGGTGCGGCCGGTCAGCCTGCTCGGGGAGCGCTACGTCGACCTCGACCGCGGCAGCGCCTCCGCGCCACTGCTGAAGAACGGGGACGTGCTGCCGGCCGGGCAGACCGGGCAGGCGACCGACCTCGACCAGGTGCTCAACACGGTCGACGACCCGACCGGTCAGTCGCTCGCCGCGCTGGTCACGATGCTGGGCCAGGGCATGCAGGGCAACGGCGCCAACGCGCAGGCCTCGATCAAGGCGCTCGCGTCGTCCATGCAGGACACCGACGGGCTGGTGAAGCTGCTCGGGCAACAGAACCAGCTGCTCACCGACCTCGTCGACCACGTGCAGCCGGTCGCGAGCGCATTGGCCGCCGACAACGGCAAGACCCTGGGCGACCTCGTCGATTCCTCGCAGCAGGTGCTCGATGTCACGGCGAAGAACCAGGAGGGCCTCGACGCCTCGCTCGCCGAGCTGCCGGGAACGCTGGCCGCCGCGCGCGACACCCTCGCCGAGCTCACCGGAACCGCCGAGGCCACAACCCCGGTGCTCGAAGGGATGCGGCCGACGACCGACAACCTCACCGCCGTCAGCGACGAGCTGCGAAAGTTCAGCGAGTCGGCGGACCCGGCGCTCACAAGCGCGAAACCCGTGCTACAGCGCGCCGAGCAGCTGATGGACGCGGCGCGTCCGGTCGTCGAGGAGCTCCGGAAGGCAGGCCCCGGCCTGCGTGGCACCGTCGCCGGGGCGGACCCGCTCACCGCGCAGTTGACCGGCAACATCGAGAATGTCCTGAACTTCTTCCGGTTCTGGGCGATGTCGACCAACGGCTGGGACGGGCTTTCGCACTACTTCCGCGGCCAGGCGATCATCAACCCCGAGGAGATCACGGGGTTGCTGCCCTCACTGACCGGGACGCCACCGCCGTCCACGATTCCGGCCGCGGGTAAGCCGGCCGCTCCGTCGCCGCTGTCCGGGCTGCCCGGACCACTCGGCTCGTCGGGCCTGCTCGACACGAAGTCCCTCGTCGCGCCGGACGGCGGCGTGACCGGGCTCAACGAGCGCCAGGAGAGCGGCGTTCTCCAGTTCCTGCTCGGAGGTTCCTGA
- a CDS encoding MlaD family protein gives MRRIPLLVLGVAAVAAAALLIAPGDDEYPANVVLPSATGLIAGSKVLVNGFDAGQVDEVSIKDGQALVTMKLTKDFAPLHSGASAGIVWKAVLGERQLDVRDGPKTNPEIPAGGTLDGKVSDPVEMDKVLAALDPATRAHLSSLVQGLNGTVAGNETDLRQTVQKAGPAVEALGEVLRAVGSDGPAIKELAGQLNGMVTTLVNRDQQVRAIVSGLAGATDAVAQQRDQLRAALRKLPGTLGTADRTLADVPGTVDKAVPLLDDLRPATDRLPAVARTLRPVLADLRPTVAQLRPTLGSLGTLLQFTPGLLDSAHGALPGTDSAVTSLTPALSFLRPYTPEVVGWLSNWGSSAANYDSNGHYMRVNIPAGMSSFDNNPGVMPPGMVSDPFPAPGAIAGQPWTDAFGSGVR, from the coding sequence ATGCGCAGAATTCCTCTCCTCGTGCTGGGGGTGGCCGCGGTGGCCGCCGCCGCGCTGCTGATCGCCCCTGGTGACGACGAGTACCCGGCGAATGTGGTGCTGCCGTCGGCGACCGGGCTGATCGCGGGCAGCAAGGTCCTGGTGAACGGGTTCGACGCCGGACAAGTGGACGAAGTGTCCATCAAGGACGGACAGGCCCTCGTCACCATGAAGCTGACCAAGGACTTCGCGCCGCTGCACTCCGGTGCGTCGGCCGGGATCGTGTGGAAGGCGGTGCTCGGCGAACGGCAGCTCGACGTCCGGGACGGCCCGAAGACGAACCCGGAGATCCCCGCGGGCGGCACCCTGGACGGCAAGGTGTCGGACCCGGTCGAGATGGACAAGGTGCTGGCCGCGCTCGACCCGGCCACCCGCGCCCACCTGAGCTCACTGGTGCAGGGGCTCAACGGCACCGTCGCGGGCAACGAGACCGACCTTCGGCAGACCGTCCAAAAGGCGGGCCCGGCGGTGGAAGCGCTCGGCGAGGTGCTGCGCGCCGTCGGCTCGGACGGGCCGGCGATCAAGGAGCTGGCCGGGCAGCTGAACGGCATGGTGACCACGCTGGTGAACCGGGACCAGCAGGTGCGCGCGATCGTCTCCGGGCTGGCCGGTGCGACCGACGCGGTCGCGCAGCAGCGTGACCAGCTGCGCGCGGCGTTGCGGAAGCTGCCCGGCACCCTCGGCACGGCGGACCGGACCTTGGCCGACGTGCCCGGCACCGTCGACAAAGCGGTGCCGTTGCTGGACGACCTGCGCCCGGCGACCGACCGCCTGCCCGCCGTGGCCCGCACCCTGCGCCCGGTGCTGGCTGACCTCCGTCCGACCGTGGCGCAGCTGCGGCCGACGCTGGGTTCGCTCGGCACGCTGCTGCAGTTCACGCCGGGCCTGCTCGACAGCGCCCACGGCGCGCTGCCCGGCACGGACTCCGCGGTGACTTCTCTGACGCCTGCACTCAGCTTCCTGCGGCCGTACACGCCCGAGGTCGTCGGCTGGTTGTCGAACTGGGGCTCCTCCGCCGCCAACTACGACAGCAACGGCCACTACATGCGTGTCAACATCCCCGCTGGAATGTCCAGTTTCGACAACAACCCGGGAGTCATGCCGCCCGGGATGGTCAGCGACCCGTTCCCGGCACCCGGCGCGATCGCCGGGCAGCCGTGGACCGACGCGTTCGGGAGTGGTGTCCGATGA
- a CDS encoding ABC transporter ATP-binding protein encodes MVTGVNGTAVDTIGSPGRVHTMEVRNVHKSFGSFDVLKGLNLEFADNAITTILGPSGTGKSVLIKHLVGLLEPDQGEVMIFGRDIWKIDEHERYELRKRFGVLFQDGALFGSMNIFDNTAFPLRKHTDMGEDEIEAIVNQRLKEVGLERSSYKYPNEVSGGMRKRAGFARALVMNPDIVLFDEPDSGLDPVRTSLLNDLILDMHQEYRGTYLLVTHDIRTARKVSDYVGVIWKGKVVHYGPTEEAFNSPDPFVRQFLSGDSAGPLGMD; translated from the coding sequence ATGGTCACCGGGGTGAACGGGACAGCCGTCGACACGATCGGCTCACCGGGGCGGGTGCATACGATGGAGGTGCGGAACGTTCACAAATCCTTCGGCAGCTTCGACGTGCTGAAGGGGCTCAACCTGGAATTCGCCGACAACGCGATCACCACCATTCTCGGCCCGTCGGGCACCGGGAAGAGCGTGCTCATCAAACATCTCGTCGGCTTGCTCGAGCCGGACCAGGGGGAGGTGATGATCTTCGGTCGCGACATCTGGAAGATCGACGAACACGAGCGTTACGAACTGCGCAAGCGATTCGGCGTCCTGTTCCAGGACGGCGCGCTGTTCGGGTCGATGAACATCTTCGACAACACCGCGTTCCCGCTGCGCAAGCACACTGACATGGGTGAGGACGAGATCGAGGCGATCGTCAACCAGCGGCTCAAGGAGGTCGGCCTGGAGCGTTCGTCCTACAAGTACCCCAACGAGGTTTCCGGTGGCATGCGCAAACGGGCCGGCTTCGCGCGGGCGCTGGTGATGAATCCCGACATCGTCCTGTTCGACGAACCGGATTCGGGCCTCGACCCGGTTCGCACCAGCCTACTGAACGACCTGATCCTCGACATGCACCAGGAGTACCGGGGGACCTACCTGCTGGTGACTCACGACATCCGGACCGCACGGAAGGTCAGCGACTACGTCGGGGTCATCTGGAAGGGCAAGGTGGTCCACTACGGACCGACCGAGGAGGCCTTCAACTCCCCGGACCCGTTCGTCCGCCAGTTCCTCTCCGGCGACTCCGCCGGACCACTGGGAATGGACTGA
- a CDS encoding ABC transporter permease translates to MGRTKAPDVVITFGGMAGKLRDAVEVGGDIMKFAGRTVRSLPDLRHHVTEVFAQAGILILSSGIIVWLMQFVVGTMCATEASYTLKQVGAPIYSAVFNDVCGLREMSVYMWAYIFAAKVGCGLVAEIGSMRIAEEIDALEVLGIKSRSYLVGTRIAAAWLCMPFLYIVGLGLMFISMHLVTVYQLGTVSSGGYSFVFWLFQNPYDLIAAISKMIAMGTIIIFVGCYYGYNASGGPVGVGRNTAKSMMLNMVLIHVVGLLGTWFFWGSYPNMPIGN, encoded by the coding sequence GTGGGCCGGACGAAGGCACCCGATGTCGTCATCACGTTCGGTGGCATGGCGGGGAAGCTGCGGGACGCCGTCGAAGTCGGCGGTGACATCATGAAGTTCGCCGGCCGCACGGTGCGCAGCCTGCCGGATCTGCGGCACCACGTCACCGAGGTGTTCGCCCAGGCGGGGATCCTGATTCTCTCGAGCGGCATCATCGTCTGGCTGATGCAGTTCGTCGTCGGCACGATGTGCGCGACGGAGGCCAGTTACACGCTCAAGCAGGTCGGCGCCCCGATCTATTCCGCGGTGTTCAACGACGTCTGCGGTCTGCGTGAGATGTCGGTCTACATGTGGGCCTACATCTTCGCGGCGAAGGTGGGCTGCGGGCTGGTCGCGGAAATCGGTTCGATGCGTATTGCCGAGGAGATCGACGCGCTGGAAGTGTTGGGCATCAAATCACGCAGCTACCTCGTGGGCACCCGCATCGCCGCCGCCTGGCTCTGCATGCCTTTCCTCTACATCGTCGGTCTGGGCCTGATGTTCATCTCGATGCACCTCGTCACGGTCTACCAGTTGGGCACCGTTTCCAGCGGTGGATATTCCTTCGTCTTCTGGTTGTTCCAGAACCCTTATGACCTGATCGCGGCGATTTCGAAGATGATCGCGATGGGCACGATCATCATCTTCGTCGGTTGTTACTACGGATACAACGCCTCCGGCGGGCCGGTCGGGGTCGGGAGAAACACGGCGAAATCGATGATGCTCAACATGGTGCTCATCCACGTCGTCGGGTTGCTCGGTACGTGGTTTTTCTGGGGCTCCTACCCGAACATGCCGATCGGTAACTGA
- a CDS encoding MlaE family ABC transporter permease, producing MTATKPAPARRWSAGAQRPLVEAGEIVHLLGRVLWLAVRHPFGYWGEVRDLMFETLRRCWLPVIISTTALGFAGPGMQGGSLYSVLGIPDRLGSFLLMASVREFAPWIDAMIVAGVMGTAIAADLGARRIREEIDAMEVLGVDPVRTLVLPRIVAVTLMTGLLEVFALVCGVIGGYIAAVPIFGATGAAFIGNFWSNATTTDMWGSIVKTLAFGLILSVVCCYKGLNAQGGPIGVGRAVNQAVVISFASIWIFNYVYTSALLGLNPDMQVFK from the coding sequence ATGACAGCGACGAAGCCAGCACCCGCACGACGGTGGAGCGCCGGTGCGCAGCGGCCGCTGGTCGAAGCCGGGGAAATCGTCCACCTGCTCGGCCGGGTGCTGTGGCTGGCGGTCCGCCATCCCTTCGGCTACTGGGGCGAAGTCCGTGACCTGATGTTCGAAACGTTGCGCCGGTGCTGGCTGCCGGTCATCATCTCGACCACCGCGCTCGGCTTCGCCGGCCCGGGTATGCAGGGCGGCAGCCTCTACAGCGTGCTCGGCATCCCCGACCGCCTGGGGTCGTTCCTGTTGATGGCCAGCGTCCGCGAATTCGCGCCGTGGATCGACGCGATGATCGTCGCCGGGGTGATGGGTACGGCCATCGCCGCCGACCTGGGTGCCCGGCGGATCCGCGAGGAGATCGACGCCATGGAGGTCCTCGGCGTCGACCCGGTCCGGACGCTCGTGCTGCCGCGGATCGTCGCGGTCACCCTGATGACCGGCCTGCTCGAGGTGTTCGCGCTGGTGTGTGGCGTGATCGGCGGCTACATCGCGGCCGTGCCGATCTTCGGCGCGACCGGCGCGGCCTTCATCGGGAACTTCTGGTCCAACGCGACCACCACGGACATGTGGGGCAGCATCGTGAAGACCCTCGCGTTCGGACTGATCCTCTCGGTTGTCTGCTGCTACAAGGGATTGAACGCCCAAGGCGGCCCCATCGGCGTCGGCCGGGCGGTCAACCAGGCGGTGGTCATCTCGTTCGCCTCGATCTGGATCTTCAACTACGTCTACACGTCCGCGCTGCTCGGACTGAACCCCGACATGCAGGTCTTCAAGTGA
- a CDS encoding response regulator transcription factor yields MDDHELFARGLALMLTTNAGDRFEVGGTTTHVEEAPAPVESCAADLALVDLAMPPLGGAAAIRQIKRRPATRMFALSGSDDPELAGQALRAGADGYLTKSADPEVLVATLLTVAAGFRVLDGELLARGPETQDIANRMLVAERTAKRTVASLLNRIGTANRVEAAGLAGAYGLLDHDSSNRPQ; encoded by the coding sequence GTGGACGATCACGAGCTGTTCGCCCGAGGGCTGGCGCTGATGCTGACGACCAACGCCGGTGACCGCTTCGAGGTCGGCGGGACCACCACGCACGTCGAGGAGGCGCCCGCACCGGTCGAGTCCTGTGCGGCCGATCTCGCGCTCGTCGATCTGGCCATGCCGCCCCTGGGCGGGGCGGCCGCGATCCGCCAGATCAAGCGCCGCCCGGCCACCCGCATGTTCGCACTGTCCGGATCGGACGATCCGGAGCTCGCCGGGCAGGCCCTGCGCGCCGGTGCGGACGGCTATCTCACCAAGTCGGCCGATCCGGAGGTCCTCGTCGCGACGTTGCTGACCGTGGCCGCCGGGTTCCGGGTCCTCGACGGCGAGCTGCTCGCCCGCGGTCCGGAGACCCAGGACATCGCCAACCGGATGCTGGTCGCCGAGCGCACGGCCAAGCGCACGGTCGCCTCGTTGCTGAACCGGATCGGCACGGCCAACCGGGTCGAAGCAGCGGGCCTGGCCGGTGCCTACGGCCTGCTCGACCACGACTCCAGCAACCGTCCACAGTAG